One region of Trinickia violacea genomic DNA includes:
- a CDS encoding protein-L-isoaspartate O-methyltransferase family protein codes for MNIEQARFNMIEQQIRPWDVLDQDVLSLLAIVKRENFVPAAYRDIAFADLEVPLPRGQHMLAPRVEARVLQELAVKKHETVLEVGAGSGYMAALLAHRGQHVLTVEIDPELAELAKQNLAANGVTNAEVALGDGSRGWPAAGPYDVICVSGGLPVLPQDLLEQLKVGGRLAAFVGTAPVMKTQIITRIDDKQFRLADVFETYVEPLVNAVQPPRFKF; via the coding sequence ATGAACATCGAACAAGCCCGTTTCAACATGATCGAGCAGCAAATTCGCCCCTGGGACGTGCTGGACCAGGACGTGTTGAGTCTGCTGGCGATCGTCAAACGTGAGAATTTCGTCCCCGCCGCTTACCGCGACATCGCCTTCGCCGACCTCGAAGTGCCGCTGCCGCGCGGCCAGCACATGCTGGCGCCGCGCGTCGAAGCGCGCGTCCTGCAGGAACTGGCGGTGAAGAAGCACGAAACCGTTCTGGAAGTCGGCGCCGGTTCGGGCTACATGGCGGCGCTGCTCGCGCATCGCGGCCAGCACGTGCTGACGGTCGAAATCGATCCGGAACTCGCCGAGCTCGCGAAGCAAAACCTCGCGGCCAATGGCGTGACGAATGCGGAAGTCGCGCTCGGCGACGGGTCGCGCGGCTGGCCCGCTGCCGGCCCGTACGACGTGATCTGCGTGTCGGGCGGCCTGCCGGTGCTGCCGCAGGACCTCCTCGAGCAACTGAAGGTCGGCGGCCGGCTCGCCGCGTTCGTCGGCACGGCGCCGGTGATGAAGACGCAAATCATCACGCGCATCGACGACAAGCAATTCCGCCTGGCCGACGTGTTCGAAACCTATGTCGAGCCGCTCGTGAACGCGGTTCAGCCGCCGCGCTTCAAGTTCTGA